Sequence from the Balneolaceae bacterium genome:
AGCTGAGGCCCCGTTTTGAATCCCTTACCGTCACCGTCCGTCCCCCCTCCTATACCGGACTCGACTCCACCGTCTACCGCTATCCCTTCTCGCGCATCGAGGCCATACATGGCTCCGAGCTGCACATACGGGGCGCCACCAACAAGCCCGGCACCTCCATAGCCCTCCGGGCCGCCGGGGAGACCGCCGGTGAGAATGCCGACCAGGCACGACAGCGGGTACAGCACAAGGTGCAGCAGCCTGAAACCAGCACCGCCTTCGAGCACGCCTTCACCCTCACAGGAGCCGACAGCCTCTCCTTTACCATCGCCGACGCCAACGGGCTGACCAACCAGAACCGCTTCTCTTTCGCCGTGGAGCCGGTTGACGACCGCTTCCCCTGGGCGGAGATCACCGCCCCCGAGGGCGATCCCGAGATGCGCACCGCCCGACCGCTGGACGTGACGTGGGAGGTGGGCGACGATTTCGGGCTGCAGGCCGCCACCCTGGACTGGGAGCTGCAGAAAGCCTTTACCGACACCCCCTCCAGCGGCAGCATACCCCTGGACTGGAATGCCGACCGGCAGAGCGGCACCTTAACGTGGGACCTCACCCGCCTCAGACCGGGCCCCCGCGACCGCCTCACCTTCCGCATTCGCGTGCTGGACAACGACCCCTACAACGGGCCCAAGGAGGGCCTCTCGCGCACGGTCACCATCCGCTTCCCCTCGGTGACTGAATCGATGGAGGAGCTCAGCGAGCAGGAAAACGACGTGGAGGAATCCCTCGAAAAAATCAGCGAACAGAACCAGCAGATGCAGGAGGAGTTCGACCGCTTCGAGCAGCAGCTGCGGGAGAATCCACAGACCAACTGGGAGCAGCGCCAGAGCCTGGACCAGATGCAGAAGCGCCGCGAAGAGATGCAGCAGCAGGTACAGGAGCTCAACCGGAAATTCCAGGAGCTCCGGCAGCAGATGGAGCAGGGCTCCTCGGTGTCGCCTGAGACCCGCGAAAGCTACCGGGAGCTTCAGCGGCTGATGCAGGAGATCGACGACCCCGCCTTCCGGCAGGCCATGGAGGAGCTGCAGAAGGCCCTCGACAGCATGAGCCAGGACCGCCTCCGCGAAGCGCTGGAGAACTACGAATTCAACGAGGAGCTCTACAGCGAGCGCATCAAGCGCACCCTGGAACTTTTTCGCAGCCTCAAACTCAACAGCAACCTGGACAAGCTGGCCAACACCCTGGAGGAGATGGCCAAGCAGGAGCAGGAGCTCAGCCAACGTGACCAGACCGGCCGGGAAGAGGTGCAGCGCCAGGAGGCCATCCAGGAGGACATGGAGCGGCTGCGCGAGGAGGTGGACTCCCTGGACCAGGACGCCCCCGAGCAGGCGCGCGAGCAGGTGGATCAGCTTCAGCAGGAGGAGGGCGCCCGCATGGACTCCCTGGCCGCGCAGGTGCAGGAAAACCTGGAGCAGATGCGCGCTATGCAGGCCGACAGCATCGCCACGGACAGCGCCGGGACCGGAGCCGCCGCCGACAGCACGGCGCAGGGCCGGCAAGGTAGCCAGGCTGGTCAGCAGGGTGGCCAGCAAGGCGGCAGTCAGCAGTCCGGACAGCAGCAGGGTGGACAGCAGCCTCCCGGCGAGGGACAGCAGCATATCCAGCAGCAGCAACAGCAGATCAGCCAGGGCATGCAGCAGTCCGCCGACGCCATGCGCAGCGCCCGCCAGCAGATGAACCAGCAGGGTCGCCAAATCAACATGAGAGGGCTGCAGTACGTACTCTTTTCGCTGATCGACCTGTCGCTCAACCAAGAAGAGGTGGCCCGGGAGACCGACCAGCTGGCCAACCGCAGCCAGGCCTTCGTGGAGCAGGCGCGGACCCAGCGCACCATACGCCAGCACTTCGTCCAGCTCTCCGACTCTCTCTTCAACCTTTCCACCCAGATCCCCGGTTTCTCCAATTCCATCAACAAGAAAAAGCTGGAGGTGGAGCGGCAGCTCGAGAACGCCGTCACCTATCTGGCCGAACGCAACAAGTCCAACGCCTCCTTCGCCCTGCGGGAGTCGCTCGGCGGCATCAACGACCTGGCCACCACCCTGGCGCAGCTGCTCGACCAGCTCAGCAACAGCCGCAGCCAGAGCGCCAGCATGAGCATGCAGCAGTTCATGCAGCAGATGCAGGGCATGAGCCAGAACCAGCAGCAGCTCAACGAACAGCTCCAGCAGATGATCAACGACGTGGCCGGCGACCGGCTCTCGCAGGACCAGATGGAGCGCCTCAACCAGCTGG
This genomic interval carries:
- a CDS encoding DUF4175 family protein, whose amino-acid sequence is MSQQNPHSDSGGLEELQKMLRGAWERLRRKYLAASLLLTLLAPAAGFALLSLLESELWLPAWAKTTILVLAVAAAAAVAWLLMRRRKVTGFRAFYLDFCKARDLPVLRHALDLRLHDRADASPRLRETAIRANLKGLDRNQVRSELEAYLKASSNQRLLRRAGLGAGSSLALLLAAVLVFGSASGRALHFWKSYEQPNPYDYTVLPGDHTLEQGARLEPRVVFHGERPERVNLAFKTDVEQQYRSRPPSAGTGSSAAAAEAAGTGSAAGTAATASTAPDTLRFEGVPLQSDGSYYVEMDGFRSPLYQVDVQLRPRFESLTVTVRPPSYTGLDSTVYRYPFSRIEAIHGSELHIRGATNKPGTSIALRAAGETAGENADQARQRVQHKVQQPETSTAFEHAFTLTGADSLSFTIADANGLTNQNRFSFAVEPVDDRFPWAEITAPEGDPEMRTARPLDVTWEVGDDFGLQAATLDWELQKAFTDTPSSGSIPLDWNADRQSGTLTWDLTRLRPGPRDRLTFRIRVLDNDPYNGPKEGLSRTVTIRFPSVTESMEELSEQENDVEESLEKISEQNQQMQEEFDRFEQQLRENPQTNWEQRQSLDQMQKRREEMQQQVQELNRKFQELRQQMEQGSSVSPETRESYRELQRLMQEIDDPAFRQAMEELQKALDSMSQDRLREALENYEFNEELYSERIKRTLELFRSLKLNSNLDKLANTLEEMAKQEQELSQRDQTGREEVQRQEAIQEDMERLREEVDSLDQDAPEQAREQVDQLQQEEGARMDSLAAQVQENLEQMRAMQADSIATDSAGTGAAADSTAQGRQGSQAGQQGGQQGGSQQSGQQQGGQQPPGEGQQHIQQQQQQISQGMQQSADAMRSARQQMNQQGRQINMRGLQYVLFSLIDLSLNQEEVARETDQLANRSQAFVEQARTQRTIRQHFVQLSDSLFNLSTQIPGFSNSINKKKLEVERQLENAVTYLAERNKSNASFALRESLGGINDLATTLAQLLDQLSNSRSQSASMSMQQFMQQMQGMSQNQQQLNEQLQQMINDVAGDRLSQDQMERLNQLAQQQRQIREQLQQLQQSGVLEPGDEVLSEMERLSEQMEQSINDMRGGQTDANVSQRQQNILSRMLNAQQAVQERGKKEEREGSTAQEAPRATPPDVTLEELQKRIRSMLNDPQRTRFKQDYQQLIQRYFELLKEIEDN